In Marinobacter salinisoli, the DNA window TCGCCTTTAACGATGGCGGTCAGGAAAGCTGCTTTTACGTAAGCCGCTTCGTCTACGCCCGGCGGGATACGGTTTTCGAGAAGGTAAACCAGGGTTTCCTCTTCGCCTGCGGGCGGGTTCTTCAGCAGCTCAACCAGAGCGGCAGTCTGTTCCGCATTCAGGGGCTTGGGAGGAATACCCAAGGCTTCACGTTCGGCAACGTGTTCACGATATGCTTCTAACACGATTTGGACCCTCATCAGTTGAAATGTCCCGCATTCGCGGCAGCCATGCCTGGCGGGAGTTTATATGGCAGAAAAGCCGTAAACTGGCGCCGCATTCTATAGGAAACCCCTTATAAAGTTAAGTTGGACAGCGGTCGGACTCCTCTGCTATGTGCGTTATAATCCGGCACCCTGTTAGATCGCCCGGGAATGACCATGAACACCGCACTGCAAGAGATTCACGACTTTCTGCCCTGCAGGACGCCGCAGCAATGGATCGAGAACGCGCTGGCCCATCAGGACCTGCTTCTTATCGATCACGCTCACTGTGAGAAGAAAGCCGCATCAACGGCGCTCAGCCTGATGTACCGCTATGTGGATAACACGGACCTGCTGAACAAGATGTCCAGACTGGCCCGGGAAGAATTGCGCCATTTCGAACAAGTGCTGGCGATCATGAAGACGCGCGGAGTCACCTATGACCATCTCACGCCTGCCCGTTATGCGGCTGGTTTGAGGCAGCTGGTTCGGAGTGAGGATCCCGGTCGTCTGGTGGATGTCTTGATCGTCGGGGCGATCATCGAGGCACGTTCTTGCGAGCGCTTTGCCGCGCTGGCCCCGCATCTGGATGAAAAACTGGCGGATTTTTACAACAGCCTGCTCAAGTCAGAGGCGCGTCATTACCAGGATTACCTCAAACTCGCGGAGCAGGCCAACAGGGCAGCTGTCGACGATCGTGTGGCCGAGTTCCTGGCCATTGAGCAGCGTCTGATTACTGAACCGGATGCGGAATTCCGTTTCCACAGTGGGCCGGTGAATTAGGTCAGAGCTGGCGGCAGAGCTCCATCCAGGCATCAATGCCGGCGCTGCGGTATTTCTGTTTGTGGAGTATGAAATAGAACTGCCGGTCAAAGTGGCGATGTTCCGGTGCCGTCAGCTCGATCAGGCTGCCGCGTTTGAAGGCGTCTTCGAGAACAACTCGCGACAGACAGCCAATGCCCAGGTTGGTTTCCACCGCCCGTTTGATGGCTTCGGTATGCTCGAGCTCCAAGAGGATGTTCAGGTCTGACAGCAACCCGTGCATGCCGCGCTCGAAGCTCTGACGCGTTCCGGAACCCTGTTCCCGCATGATCCAGGTCGCCTGACGCAGGTCGTCGTCGGTCAGTGTCCCTTTGCTGGCCAAGGGGTGGGCAGGGGAGCAGAAGATCACCAGCTCATCGTCGCGCCAGGGCAGTACTTCCAGTTCCGAGGCGTGAAGTTCGCCCTCGATCAGACCGATGTCGAGCTCGAAATCGCTGACCCTCTGCGCAATCGTTCGGGTGTTGGCCACTTCCAGCGATACCTTTGGGTGCGTGGGGGTGTTCATATACTGGGCCATTACCCCCACAGCCAGATAGTTGCCAATGGTGAGAGTGGCGCCCACCTTCAGGGCGCCGACTTCGGAGTGCTTGCTGAACGCTTGCTCCAGCTCGGTTGCCTGCGCCAGCACCGCCTCCACTTTGGGGCGGTAAAGGCGCCCCAGCTCGTTGAGCTGGAGGCGCTTGCCCACCCGGTCAAACAGTTGAATATCAAACTGATTCTCCAGCTCCTTCAGGGCGCTGCTGGCCGCTGATTGGGACATTGCCAGAGATTCCGCAGCCCGGGTGATATTCTGGAAGTGTGCGGCAGCCAGGAAGACCTCCAGTTGCCGAAAGCTGTATCTCATGAAGCGCCTATTGATCCGAAAGCACCTTATATCGATAAAAGCGAATAAGGTTATGTGAATATCCCATTTTATGGATAGGTTA includes these proteins:
- the miaE gene encoding tRNA-(ms[2]io[6]A)-hydroxylase, which gives rise to MNTALQEIHDFLPCRTPQQWIENALAHQDLLLIDHAHCEKKAASTALSLMYRYVDNTDLLNKMSRLAREELRHFEQVLAIMKTRGVTYDHLTPARYAAGLRQLVRSEDPGRLVDVLIVGAIIEARSCERFAALAPHLDEKLADFYNSLLKSEARHYQDYLKLAEQANRAAVDDRVAEFLAIEQRLITEPDAEFRFHSGPVN
- a CDS encoding LysR family transcriptional regulator — encoded protein: MRYSFRQLEVFLAAAHFQNITRAAESLAMSQSAASSALKELENQFDIQLFDRVGKRLQLNELGRLYRPKVEAVLAQATELEQAFSKHSEVGALKVGATLTIGNYLAVGVMAQYMNTPTHPKVSLEVANTRTIAQRVSDFELDIGLIEGELHASELEVLPWRDDELVIFCSPAHPLASKGTLTDDDLRQATWIMREQGSGTRQSFERGMHGLLSDLNILLELEHTEAIKRAVETNLGIGCLSRVVLEDAFKRGSLIELTAPEHRHFDRQFYFILHKQKYRSAGIDAWMELCRQL